Proteins encoded within one genomic window of Pseudorasbora parva isolate DD20220531a chromosome 3, ASM2467924v1, whole genome shotgun sequence:
- the LOC137071636 gene encoding basic proline-rich protein-like produces MCPDKVVVMPESPATMETIPRTHRCKRRRRRRRSPGIPSPENIPEVAAILNAPPRLLALPSPPRLLALPSPPRPRALPSPPRPRALPSPPRPRALPSPPRPRALPSPPRPRALPSPPRPRALPSPPRCLAPPWSAKEQAPERTPLPITAPERTPLPITAPERTPLPITAPERTPLPITAPERTPLPITAPERTPLPITAPERTPLPITAPERTLWSPELPALPWSPERPASPWLLKCPGPPTLHGPGPPTRPGPSMSSQVPGPAPPHGPGPSSHPQACLLSTALLDNYRSVCHKSSLCGSHRSPPEGPSPEY; encoded by the coding sequence ATGTGTCCGGACAAGGTGGTCGTCATGCCGGAGTCTCCAGCGACTATGGAAACCATACCCCGGACTCACCGGTGCAAACgcaggaggagaaggaggaggagtCCGGGGATCCCGAGCCCAGAGAACATTCCGGAGGTTGCTGCCATCCTGAATGCGCCGCCCAGGCTCCTTGCTCTGCCCTCGCCGCCCAGGCTCCTTGCTCTGCCCTCGCCGCCCAGGCCTCGTGCTCTGCCCTCGCCGCCCAGGCCTCGTGCTCTGCCCTCGCCGCCCAGGCCTCGTGCTCTGCCCTCGCCGCCGAGGCCTCGTGCTCTGCCCTCGCCGCCGAGGCCTCGTGCTCTGCCCTCGCCGCCGAGGCCTCGTGCTCTGCCCTCGCCGCCCAGGTGCCTCGCCCCGCCGTGGTCCGCTAAGGAACAGgctccagagaggactccgctCCCGATCACAgctccagagaggactccgctCCCGATCACAgctccagagaggactccgctCCCGATCACAgctccagagaggactccgctCCCGATCACAgctccagagaggactccgctCCCGATCACAgctccagagaggactccgctCCCGATCACAgctccagagaggactccgctCCCGATCACAGCTCCAGAGAGGACTCTGTGGTCTCCTGAGCTTCCGGCGCTCCCGTGGTCCCCTGAACGGCCCGCATCGCCATGGCTTCTAAAATGTCCAGGTCCGCCCACGCTCCACGGCCCAGGTCCGCCTACACGCCCAGGCCCATCTATGTCAAGCCAGGTCCCAGGTCCTGCTCCGCCCCATGGGCCTGGCCCCTCATCCCACCCCCAGGCCTGCCTCCTCTCCACCGCCCTCCTTGACAATTATAGGAGTGTCTGTCACAAATCAAGCCTCTGTGGCTCCCACCGATCGCCACCAGAGGGCCCCTCACCTGAATATTAA